A portion of the Acidisarcina polymorpha genome contains these proteins:
- a CDS encoding acetyl-CoA C-acyltransferase has product MREAVIISAVRTPVGKSGKGSLSTTRPDDLAATAIRGALGRVPALDVREIDDVILGCAMPEAEQGMNVARIASLRAGLPVDCSAMTVNRYCASGLQSIAIAAERIRGAGADTILAGGTESMSMVPMGGNKISVNPWLIDHYADSYLTMGLTAERVAKHYEITREEADEFAYASHRKALAAAGKFQEEIVPVPVTTTTATKNPAKPEVRTIDFNTDEGPRADTSMEALAKLKPVFHAQGQVTAGNSSQTSDGAAVAIVMSAERAQQLGIRPLARFVAFATAGTLPEEMGIGPVFAIPKALKLAGLTLNDIDLIELNEAFAAQSLAVIKLAGLDPAKVNVNGGAIALGHPLGCTGAKLTATLIYEMRRQNCRYGMVTMCVGGGMGAAGIFENLN; this is encoded by the coding sequence ATGAGAGAAGCAGTCATTATCAGCGCGGTTCGCACACCGGTTGGAAAATCCGGGAAGGGCAGTCTGTCGACAACCCGTCCCGACGACCTAGCGGCGACGGCAATCCGAGGAGCGCTCGGCAGGGTTCCCGCGCTTGATGTAAGGGAGATCGATGATGTCATTCTCGGTTGCGCCATGCCTGAGGCGGAACAAGGGATGAACGTAGCTCGCATCGCCAGCCTTCGCGCCGGGCTGCCGGTCGATTGCTCGGCGATGACCGTCAATCGTTACTGCGCTTCGGGCTTGCAGTCGATTGCGATAGCCGCCGAGCGTATTCGCGGCGCCGGCGCCGATACCATTCTGGCGGGCGGGACCGAATCAATGAGCATGGTGCCCATGGGCGGCAACAAGATCAGCGTGAATCCGTGGCTGATTGACCATTATGCCGATTCCTATTTGACCATGGGACTTACGGCTGAGCGGGTCGCGAAGCATTACGAAATTACCCGTGAAGAGGCCGACGAGTTCGCCTATGCGAGCCACCGGAAGGCGCTCGCTGCTGCAGGGAAATTTCAAGAAGAGATTGTGCCGGTTCCGGTGACAACTACAACGGCAACTAAGAATCCTGCCAAGCCTGAGGTTCGCACCATTGATTTCAATACTGATGAAGGCCCTCGCGCCGACACCTCGATGGAAGCGCTCGCCAAGCTCAAGCCGGTATTTCACGCGCAGGGCCAGGTGACCGCAGGCAATTCGTCTCAAACCTCTGATGGTGCCGCGGTCGCGATTGTGATGTCCGCGGAACGAGCGCAGCAGTTAGGGATCCGCCCCCTAGCGCGCTTCGTCGCCTTTGCCACCGCCGGAACGCTGCCTGAGGAGATGGGCATCGGTCCCGTCTTCGCCATCCCCAAAGCCCTCAAGCTGGCAGGACTGACGCTCAACGATATTGATCTCATTGAACTCAACGAGGCCTTCGCTGCCCAGTCGCTGGCGGTGATCAAGCTGGCTGGACTTGACCCAGCCAAGGTCAACGTCAATGGCGGCGCGATCGCGTTAGGACATCCTCTCGGCTGCACCGGAGCCAAACTGACGGCAACATTAATCTATGAGATGAGGCGCCAAAACTGTCGCTACGGCATGGTCACCATGTGCGTTGGCGGGGGTATGGGCGCTGCCGGCATCTTCGAGAATCTGAACTAG
- a CDS encoding type II toxin-antitoxin system VapC family toxin — protein sequence MNVYADSSFIVAVYVRDRHSVEALRRMSRRPRVWLTPLHRLEFSHAIAQQVFRGNLSASEAAIIFERFDQDCTDFIWEIVKLPVGTFQGGIALARTQVASYGTRSFDTLHIASAFELGSIEFWTFDERQAKMAKALGLQVS from the coding sequence TTGAACGTCTACGCCGATTCTAGCTTTATTGTCGCCGTATATGTTCGCGACCGGCACTCAGTTGAGGCGTTGCGCCGGATGAGCCGCCGGCCTCGCGTCTGGCTGACGCCACTTCACAGGCTTGAATTTTCTCACGCCATAGCGCAGCAGGTCTTCCGGGGGAATCTTTCTGCATCAGAGGCAGCGATTATATTTGAGAGATTCGACCAGGATTGCACAGACTTCATTTGGGAAATCGTCAAGCTGCCGGTCGGAACCTTTCAGGGGGGAATTGCCTTAGCGCGAACCCAGGTTGCAAGCTACGGAACGAGATCTTTCGATACGCTGCACATTGCGTCAGCGTTCGAACTTGGATCGATCGAATTCTGGACATTTGACGAACGCCAAGCCAAAATGGCGAA